A part of Paenarthrobacter sp. A20 genomic DNA contains:
- a CDS encoding DUF4097 family beta strand repeat-containing protein, translating to MSEELWTVTGPQTIDVDDVRSLKLGIVKGRFDVMTHDEPYVRIEISEITGDPLTVTLVDGRLEVRHQLQGPQGWFRNLMGTVNNTSTNSVVVGIALPPGVDVEAGTVSGDGMVSGISGRTRLNTVSGSVMADGTSGELHVNTVSGEVIARNHDGVLTAKSVSGEVTASGKFKNVRASTISGDLSFDLQDYTNDFGANSVSGDLTIRLPHDVGLDIVAKSASGTVVIDDQLYAQPGSNVHTIVGPDERLMLVRTNTVSGKTYIMHGSAPATDNNHHFPGEAGL from the coding sequence ATGTCTGAGGAACTATGGACCGTGACGGGTCCGCAAACCATCGATGTGGACGACGTCCGCTCCCTCAAGCTGGGAATCGTGAAGGGCCGCTTTGACGTCATGACCCATGACGAACCATACGTCCGCATCGAAATCAGCGAGATCACGGGCGACCCCCTGACGGTGACACTGGTGGACGGACGCTTGGAGGTCCGTCATCAGCTGCAAGGGCCGCAGGGTTGGTTCCGGAACCTGATGGGGACCGTCAATAACACCAGCACCAACTCGGTGGTAGTGGGGATCGCCCTTCCGCCCGGCGTCGACGTCGAAGCTGGAACGGTGAGCGGCGACGGCATGGTCTCCGGGATCAGTGGACGGACGCGCCTGAACACCGTCTCCGGTTCCGTCATGGCCGACGGCACCAGCGGCGAACTGCACGTGAACACCGTCAGCGGGGAGGTCATCGCCAGGAACCACGACGGCGTCCTGACCGCCAAGAGCGTGTCAGGCGAAGTTACCGCTTCGGGAAAGTTCAAGAACGTCCGGGCCAGCACCATTAGTGGCGACCTCAGTTTCGATCTTCAGGACTATACCAACGACTTCGGCGCCAATTCCGTTTCCGGTGACCTGACCATCCGGCTGCCCCATGATGTCGGTCTGGACATCGTGGCAAAATCCGCCAGCGGGACCGTGGTCATCGACGATCAGTTGTACGCCCAGCCCGGCAGCAACGTGCACACGATCGTCGGCCCGGACGAACGGCTCATGCTGGTGCGCACCAATACAGTCTCCGGCAAGACGTACATCATGCACGGGTCGGCGCCGGCCACGGATAATAACCACCACTTCCCCGGCGAAGCGGGCCTCTGA
- a CDS encoding PadR family transcriptional regulator, whose amino-acid sequence MPPVFAHGALRLYLLALLETGPKHGYELIKALGDRFGGTYSPSAGTIYPRLGKLEEEGLVATETEGRRTKYFITDAGRAELDGRREELADVEDTISASVRRLADNLRDDIRTNMRGLRADLAATAEAARTSATSATFRSRTAGYTPDGQRMLKEAELMVQAFRDDIRIELRQHGASHPLTPVALETVRTVLDQARISIRNSLGK is encoded by the coding sequence ATGCCGCCGGTCTTCGCCCACGGAGCGTTGCGCCTCTATCTTCTGGCGTTGCTCGAAACGGGTCCTAAACACGGATATGAACTGATCAAGGCACTGGGTGACCGCTTCGGCGGCACATATTCCCCCAGCGCGGGAACCATCTATCCACGGCTGGGGAAGCTGGAAGAAGAGGGCCTCGTCGCAACTGAGACTGAGGGTCGCCGTACCAAATACTTCATCACTGATGCGGGCCGCGCCGAGCTTGATGGGCGGCGCGAGGAATTGGCGGACGTGGAAGACACCATCTCGGCCTCGGTCAGGAGGCTCGCGGACAACCTGCGGGACGACATCCGGACCAACATGCGTGGACTGCGGGCGGACCTGGCGGCTACCGCGGAAGCGGCGCGCACCAGCGCGACCTCTGCGACTTTCCGAAGCCGTACCGCGGGCTATACACCCGATGGCCAGCGCATGCTGAAGGAGGCCGAGTTGATGGTCCAGGCATTCAGGGACGATATCCGCATCGAGTTGCGCCAACACGGCGCCTCGCACCCGTTGACGCCAGTGGCACTTGAAACCGTGCGCACAGTGTTGGACCAAGCCCGTATTTCGATCCGGAATTCGTTGGGGAAATGA
- a CDS encoding 50S ribosomal protein bL37 — protein MSKRARKRRDRKRGGANHGKRPNT, from the coding sequence ATGAGCAAGCGTGCACGTAAGCGTCGTGACCGTAAGCGCGGCGGCGCGAACCACGGCAAGCGTCCCAACACCTAA
- the rsrA gene encoding mycothiol system anti-sigma-R factor yields MSDCQGLGDCDDTRMQRIYEYLDGALTREDLTEIKQHLDTCEECSEQYDLECLIRTMVKRSCTESAPENLKNSILDRIHSIKPVEA; encoded by the coding sequence ATGAGCGACTGCCAGGGATTGGGCGATTGCGACGATACGCGAATGCAGCGGATCTACGAGTACCTCGACGGCGCTTTGACCCGCGAGGACCTCACTGAGATCAAGCAGCATTTGGACACCTGTGAGGAATGCTCTGAGCAGTATGACCTTGAGTGCCTTATCCGCACCATGGTCAAGCGCTCGTGTACGGAATCGGCACCGGAAAACCTGAAGAACTCGATTCTTGACAGGATCCACTCCATCAAGCCGGTAGAGGCCTGA
- a CDS encoding sigma-70 family RNA polymerase sigma factor, which produces MTLVKDRVVLPEPGYGMQPESRQLTVDLATMSTTEPAAAATDQAAGANDDAVAATDVDLATETTEQRRERFERDAMQYVDQLYSAAMRMARNPSDAEDLVQEAYTKAFSAFHQYKPGTNLKAWLYRILTNTYINLYRKRQREPLQSNSDTIEDWQLAKAESHTSAGLRSAETEALDHLPDSDVKNALQSIPEEFRLAVYFADVEGYAYKQISEIMNTPIGTVMSRLHRGRKMLRDMLADYATERGFRAHTEDQAAAGSNNQEKEK; this is translated from the coding sequence TTGACTTTGGTTAAGGACCGGGTGGTTCTACCGGAGCCCGGGTACGGCATGCAGCCGGAATCCCGGCAGCTGACAGTAGACTTGGCAACGATGAGCACCACGGAACCGGCCGCAGCGGCCACGGACCAGGCAGCCGGCGCGAATGACGACGCAGTGGCCGCGACCGACGTCGACCTTGCCACGGAGACTACCGAACAGCGGCGGGAGCGCTTCGAACGCGACGCCATGCAGTACGTGGACCAGTTGTATTCGGCGGCCATGAGGATGGCCCGCAACCCCTCGGATGCCGAGGACCTGGTTCAGGAGGCCTACACCAAGGCATTCTCGGCTTTCCACCAGTACAAGCCGGGAACAAACCTTAAGGCGTGGCTTTACCGCATCCTGACCAACACCTATATCAACCTTTACCGTAAGCGTCAGCGGGAGCCTTTGCAGTCCAACTCGGACACGATCGAGGATTGGCAGTTGGCCAAGGCAGAATCGCACACGTCGGCAGGCCTGAGGTCCGCCGAAACTGAGGCACTGGATCACTTGCCGGACTCCGATGTCAAGAACGCGCTGCAGTCGATCCCGGAAGAATTCCGTCTGGCCGTCTACTTTGCAGACGTCGAAGGCTATGCCTACAAGCAAATCTCAGAAATCATGAACACCCCGATCGGCACGGTCATGTCACGGTTGCACCGAGGCAGGAAGATGCTGAGGGACATGCTGGCGGACTACGCCACCGAACGGGGCTTCAGGGCCCATACCGAAGATCAGGCCGCGGCCGGAAGCAACAATCAGGAGAAAGAGAAATGA